A single Ptiloglossa arizonensis isolate GNS036 chromosome 2, iyPtiAriz1_principal, whole genome shotgun sequence DNA region contains:
- the Serrs-m gene encoding seryl-tRNA synthetase, mitochondrial: protein MWFSKGCKQFFKHQRFCTRILFKKRSTQNDIDTRQQIPKPEYDINFLCNPSNRDIIFNNIIARNSIGNIDKVLEFSQIPEQKELFLHELSKIPNQTDPAVISYGNDPRVLKECGLKPEFDFEPKEFSDLVTKLKLFKSKYLSPLVGQKGYVFIGDLANLEEALVFYTINKLIKYGFKLISVPDIIPTKLIERCGLISDNGRTLVYSLNSSYGDDYSLSGTAEMSLAYKVMNTTFSTADLPLKLAAVSRCFRAETSNLVEERGIYRVHQFTKVEMFVCSEQEKSAEQFQELQTIQENLFSSLNLHFQIIDMPPHDLGNPAYRKVDIEGWMPGRKLYGELSSCSNCTDYQSRRLNIKYKTKTGELLHVHTLNGTGCAIPRMLIALCETYQTKHARIKVPEILIPYMNGKMMIKKQPIADMRTFKFKSIY from the exons ATGTGGTTCAGTAAaggatgcaaacaattttttaaacatcaGCGATTTTGCACACGAATTTTg TTTAAAAAACGATCTACACAAAATGATATAgacacaagacaacaaattccaaAACCTGAATATGATATAAACTTTTTATGTAATCCATCAAATCgggatataatttttaataatataattgcAAGGAATAGTATTGGAAATATTGATAAGGTTCTTGAGTTTTCACAGATACCAGAACAAAAAGAACTGTTCTTGCATGAATTAAGTAAAATTCCAAATCAAACTGATCCAGCAGTAATATCTTATGGCAATGACCCACGCGTACTAAAAGAATGTGGGCTCAAACCAGAATTTGATTTTGAACCAAAAGAATTTTCAGATCtagttacaaaattaaaattatttaaatcaaaatatttaagTCCTTTAGTAGGACAAAAAGGATATGTATTTATAGGAGACTTGGCAAACTTGGAAGAAGCATTagttttttatacaattaataaattaataaaatatggtTTCAAACTTATTTCAGTACCTGATATTATTCCTACTAAACTAATAGAAAGGTGTGGATTAATATCAGATAATGGACGGACTCTTGTATATAGTTTAAATTCTTCCTATGGAGATGATTATAGTTTATCTGGTACTGCAGAAATGTCATTAGCTTACAAAGTAATGAATACTACATTTTCCACTGCAGATTTACCATTAAAACTGGCTGCAGTAAGTAGATGTTTCAGAGCAGAAACATCTAATCTCGTAGAAGAAAGAGGAATATATAG AGTTCATCAGTTTACAAAAGTTGAAATGTTTGTATGTTCTGAGCAAGAAAAATCTGCAGAACAATTTCAAGAACTTCAAACAattcaagaaaatttattttcttctttaaatttacattttcaaataattgatATGCCACCCCATGATCTAGGAAATCCAGCATATAG AAAAGTTGATATAGAAGGTTGGATGCCTGGAAGAAAATTATATGGAGAATTATCTAGTTGCAGTAATTGTACAGATTATCAGTCACGCAGACTCAACATAAAATATAAGACAAAAACTGGAGAACTCTTGCATGTTCATACTTTAAATGGAACTGGATGTGCAATTCCTCGTATGCTAATTGCACTTTGTGAAACGTATCAAACAAAACATGCTCGCATTAAAGTTCCTGAAATTTTAATACCTTACATGAATGGAAAAATGATGATTAAAAAACAACCAATTGCAGACATGAGAACCTTTAAATTCAAgtcaatatattaa